The following are from one region of the Chloracidobacterium sp. genome:
- the rph gene encoding ribonuclease PH has protein sequence MTYERTDKRTYDQIRNTKITPNISPYAEGSALIEVGGTKVICTASVEDRVPMFLRNKGLGWVTAEYAMLPRATNTRTQRETQRGPSGRTQEIQRLIGRSLRAIVDTKLLGERQIYIDCDVIQADGGTRCASITGAYVALALACRRLLKQGVIKTSPILSEVAAVSVGIIEGTSILDLAYTEDSEADVDMNVVCTGSGKFIELQGTAEREPFSREQMDEMLILAEIGINKLFEIQRSVLAG, from the coding sequence ATGACCTACGAACGCACAGATAAACGCACCTACGACCAGATCAGAAACACAAAGATCACGCCGAACATTTCACCATATGCCGAGGGTTCGGCGCTCATCGAGGTTGGCGGTACCAAGGTGATCTGCACCGCATCGGTCGAAGACCGCGTTCCGATGTTCCTTCGCAACAAGGGCCTGGGCTGGGTCACGGCTGAATACGCAATGCTTCCGCGGGCGACGAATACCCGAACCCAGCGTGAAACGCAACGTGGCCCGTCGGGCAGGACTCAGGAGATACAACGATTGATCGGCCGAAGTTTGAGGGCGATCGTAGACACCAAGCTACTGGGCGAAAGGCAGATCTACATCGATTGTGATGTGATCCAGGCCGATGGCGGTACCAGATGCGCCTCGATAACGGGTGCATACGTGGCTCTTGCTCTCGCCTGCCGCCGATTGCTAAAACAAGGTGTCATTAAGACATCGCCGATCCTTAGCGAGGTTGCGGCAGTAAGCGTCGGGATAATCGAAGGCACGTCGATACTCGATCTTGCCTACACCGAAGATTCGGAAGCCGATGTCGACATGAACGTCGTTTGCACCGGATCAGGCAAGTTCATCGAACTGCAGGGAACTGCTGAACGCGAACCATTCTCGCGAGAGCAGATGGACGAGATGTTGATACTTGCAGAGATCGGGATAAATAAGCTGTTCGAGATCCAACGCAGCGTGCTTGCGGGCTGA
- the fabG gene encoding 3-oxoacyl-[acyl-carrier-protein] reductase, translating into MSEKQFEGKAAIITGGTRGIGKAIVLELAARGAHVAFNFSKSSDEAERLAAEIQLLGVKAFSAQCDVANTEAAADFVKQVHAEFGKVDFLVNNAGITRDQLILRMKEEDWDAVIDTNLKGAWNFSKAVLRPMMKNEEGGSILNISSISGVVGMLGQSNYSASKAGMIGLTKSLAKEVASRKITVNALALGLIETEMASEMNAEYREKILSQIPLGRLGNVSEVAEIACFMLSPSARYLTGQVIQPDGGLAM; encoded by the coding sequence TTGAGCGAGAAACAGTTTGAAGGCAAAGCGGCGATCATCACCGGCGGAACGCGCGGCATCGGGAAAGCCATCGTATTGGAACTCGCCGCGCGCGGGGCTCACGTAGCTTTCAATTTTTCGAAGAGTTCGGACGAAGCCGAGAGGCTCGCGGCCGAGATCCAGCTTTTGGGCGTGAAAGCGTTTTCGGCTCAATGCGATGTTGCAAATACCGAGGCGGCTGCCGATTTTGTGAAGCAAGTTCACGCCGAATTCGGCAAGGTCGATTTTTTGGTCAATAACGCCGGCATCACGCGCGATCAGCTTATTCTGCGAATGAAAGAAGAAGATTGGGATGCCGTGATCGATACTAACCTCAAAGGAGCTTGGAATTTTTCAAAAGCCGTTCTTCGTCCGATGATGAAGAACGAGGAAGGCGGTTCGATCCTTAACATATCATCGATCTCGGGCGTAGTCGGCATGCTGGGCCAGTCGAACTATTCGGCCTCAAAGGCCGGAATGATCGGCCTCACCAAATCGCTCGCGAAAGAAGTGGCAAGCCGCAAGATAACGGTCAACGCACTCGCTCTCGGCTTGATCGAGACCGAAATGGCATCTGAAATGAACGCCGAATATCGCGAGAAGATACTTTCTCAAATACCGCTCGGCCGGCTCGGTAACGTCAGCGAAGTCGCTGAGATCGCTTGTTTCATGCTTTCCCCGTCGGCCCGCTACTTGACCGGCCAGGTGATCCAGCCCGACGGCGGATTGGCGATGTAA
- a CDS encoding HlyD family efflux transporter periplasmic adaptor subunit has product MKFPNRKYLYYAGGVLSLLVLVYFAIFRSDAVAVEAGTVSRGELQSTIDAEGKTRYHERFTITAPVSGKMFRIQLHEGDRVPKGYVLTRVDPAPPRPLDPSRVPDSGVYPYAYNVYVPVDGVLTRIFVTSEGIVQAGAPIAEVSKPSQLEIVTDVLSADATKIKPHMAVSIENWGGEGSLKARVRAIEPQAFTKVSTLGVEEQRVNVIADFESVPDRLGDNYRVDVKIVLWDGKDVLRVPASALFRQGDHWSVFVIDGSRARLRNIEIGHRSPAFVEVSSGLAEGERVILHPPNSVADGTRLSVN; this is encoded by the coding sequence ATGAAATTTCCGAACCGAAAATACCTTTATTACGCCGGCGGCGTTTTGTCGCTGCTCGTTTTGGTTTACTTTGCGATTTTCAGGTCGGATGCGGTGGCCGTCGAAGCGGGGACGGTATCACGCGGCGAGCTTCAGTCGACGATAGACGCCGAGGGAAAAACGCGCTACCACGAGCGGTTTACGATCACGGCGCCGGTTTCCGGCAAGATGTTCCGCATTCAGCTTCACGAGGGCGATCGCGTTCCAAAGGGCTATGTTCTGACGCGGGTTGACCCGGCACCGCCGCGGCCGCTCGATCCGAGCCGCGTTCCCGATAGCGGTGTTTATCCCTACGCCTACAACGTCTACGTTCCGGTTGACGGCGTTCTCACAAGGATCTTTGTCACAAGCGAAGGGATCGTCCAGGCCGGCGCTCCGATCGCCGAGGTGAGCAAGCCATCGCAGCTCGAGATCGTGACCGATGTGCTGTCGGCAGACGCAACGAAGATAAAGCCTCATATGGCAGTGTCGATCGAGAATTGGGGCGGCGAGGGATCGCTTAAGGCTCGTGTTCGCGCCATCGAACCTCAGGCGTTCACAAAGGTCTCTACGCTCGGTGTCGAAGAGCAAAGGGTCAACGTGATCGCCGACTTTGAATCCGTCCCGGATCGCCTCGGCGACAATTATCGCGTCGATGTCAAGATCGTGCTTTGGGATGGCAAGGACGTATTGCGGGTGCCTGCGAGTGCTCTCTTTCGGCAGGGCGATCACTGGAGCGTTTTCGTCATTGATGGCTCAAGAGCACGACTGCGAAATATCGAGATCGGGCACCGTTCGCCGGCGTTCGTCGAGGTGTCGAGCGGCCTGGCCGAAGGCGAAAGAGTGATATTGCATCCGCCGAACAGCGTTGCCGACGGCACACGGCTCTCGGTCAACTAG
- a CDS encoding rhomboid family intramembrane serine protease — MSYEFQPPENEPEVSPVTPEEYLAEQKRSIRKKAYWALGIGGLVVIVHLGWLLLFSMAGMEPDFSVLLRSVFFILGLFATIAGLYGLYYARSLSLADIIPSEEAIEFARRSETSTAYYTIILIGCILAVFIAQTVAGLEQSVAAAGFVKPDFAEKGEYWRVLTGGALHGGLLHIYFNSQALFGFGGLMEYLSNRAHLAIVFLLAVVGGGLLSYVFMPDGTSVGASGGIMGLIGYLAIYAYRRKEQLPPDFLRSMLVNVGFIAAFGLIAYQLVDNFAHVGGFLVGAVYAFIQVPKDLTADPRRSSTALDVAGTVAIGIYIAEAVFAILRITDVA; from the coding sequence ATGTCATACGAATTTCAACCCCCCGAAAATGAGCCTGAGGTCTCACCGGTCACACCGGAGGAATACCTCGCGGAACAAAAACGATCGATCCGGAAAAAAGCGTATTGGGCTCTGGGGATCGGCGGGCTAGTTGTCATCGTACACCTCGGATGGCTCCTGCTTTTTTCGATGGCCGGCATGGAACCTGACTTTTCGGTCCTTTTGCGAAGCGTGTTTTTCATACTCGGGCTTTTTGCCACGATCGCCGGTTTGTACGGCCTGTATTACGCCCGCAGCCTTTCTCTTGCTGATATCATCCCTTCCGAGGAGGCGATCGAGTTTGCTCGCCGTTCCGAAACGTCGACGGCTTATTACACGATCATTCTGATCGGCTGCATTCTGGCCGTTTTCATTGCTCAGACCGTTGCCGGTCTAGAGCAATCGGTCGCTGCTGCCGGGTTCGTAAAGCCCGATTTCGCCGAGAAAGGCGAATATTGGCGTGTGCTTACCGGCGGAGCACTTCATGGCGGACTGCTTCATATTTATTTCAATTCGCAGGCGCTTTTCGGATTCGGCGGGTTGATGGAATACCTTTCGAACCGTGCGCATCTTGCTATCGTGTTTTTGCTCGCCGTTGTCGGCGGCGGGCTGCTTAGCTACGTATTCATGCCCGATGGCACTTCGGTCGGAGCCTCCGGCGGGATCATGGGATTGATCGGTTACCTCGCTATTTACGCCTATCGGAGAAAGGAGCAACTCCCGCCCGATTTTCTCAGGAGTATGCTTGTCAACGTCGGGTTCATCGCTGCCTTTGGCCTGATCGCTTACCAGCTTGTCGATAATTTTGCCCACGTCGGGGGATTTCTGGTCGGGGCGGTATATGCTTTCATCCAGGTCCCCAAAGATCTTACTGCGGATCCTCGGCGAAGCAGCACGGCACTCGACGTCGCCGGAACGGTCGCGATCGGGATCTACATCGCCGAAGCGGTGTTTGCGATCCTGCGAATAACGGACGTCGCCTGA
- a CDS encoding D-aminoacylase: protein MNSTFASFFTIVLVMIAAIAAPAQVGPILIQNVTIIDGSGRAAIIGDVRISGERIVGVGRLKPNKSDRVIDGSGLAVAPGFIDIHNHSESGLLREGTAANQVSQGITTLMVGPDGGSPDRIGDYLKSIEGKVAVNVGAFMGHGTLRTLVMKSGLRREATQVETAAMIELLDSAMREGAFGLSSGLEYDAGFSANIDELIALSKVAAKYGGIYMTHMRDEEEGVLRAIAEALRIGREAKLPVQISHLKMGNGSVWGKSADAIALVNAARKAGQDVTADAYPYTAWASTITVLVPSRKHEDRAEVQKGIDAIGGPDKVLITSCRAFPAYEGKNLAEIAAMTNKTPVDVYIEIVKQGGAGVVGHGMTESDVKAFYQTPWVMVSSDGGIGSRHPRGTGTFTRVLGRFVRENKWLQLEEAVRKMTSMPAARLGLKDRGLIRKGMIADLVLFDPKTVIDRASFTEPQLISEGIRTVFVGGSPVWENGKITGSLPGKMLRHK from the coding sequence ATGAACTCAACCTTTGCCTCATTCTTCACTATTGTTCTTGTCATGATCGCGGCCATCGCGGCACCTGCCCAGGTCGGCCCGATACTCATTCAAAACGTCACGATAATCGACGGCAGCGGACGGGCGGCCATCATCGGGGACGTTCGTATTTCGGGAGAAAGGATCGTCGGCGTCGGCCGACTGAAGCCAAACAAGAGCGATCGGGTCATCGATGGCAGCGGGCTTGCGGTTGCGCCGGGATTCATTGATATCCACAACCATTCCGAATCGGGCCTTTTGCGCGAGGGCACCGCGGCCAATCAGGTCTCGCAGGGGATCACGACATTGATGGTCGGACCTGACGGCGGTTCGCCCGACAGGATCGGCGATTATTTGAAAAGCATAGAAGGCAAAGTTGCGGTGAATGTCGGGGCGTTCATGGGTCACGGTACACTACGCACGCTTGTCATGAAAAGCGGCCTGAGGCGTGAGGCGACTCAGGTCGAAACGGCTGCAATGATCGAACTCCTTGATTCCGCAATGCGCGAGGGGGCATTCGGACTCTCGAGCGGGTTGGAATACGATGCAGGTTTTTCAGCGAACATCGACGAACTGATCGCCCTTTCTAAGGTTGCGGCAAAGTATGGCGGCATCTACATGACCCATATGCGCGACGAAGAGGAAGGTGTCCTTCGGGCCATAGCCGAGGCACTGCGGATCGGGCGCGAGGCGAAGTTACCGGTGCAGATCTCTCATCTGAAAATGGGCAACGGCAGCGTTTGGGGCAAGTCGGCCGATGCGATCGCCTTGGTCAATGCAGCACGAAAGGCCGGACAGGACGTCACCGCTGACGCCTATCCGTATACTGCCTGGGCTTCGACGATCACGGTACTTGTGCCGAGCCGTAAACACGAAGACCGGGCCGAGGTCCAGAAAGGGATCGACGCGATCGGCGGGCCTGACAAAGTGTTGATAACAAGCTGCCGGGCGTTTCCGGCATACGAGGGCAAGAACCTCGCTGAGATCGCCGCGATGACAAATAAAACGCCGGTCGACGTGTATATCGAGATCGTTAAGCAAGGTGGTGCCGGCGTCGTCGGCCACGGGATGACGGAATCTGATGTAAAGGCGTTTTACCAAACGCCATGGGTGATGGTCTCGAGCGACGGCGGCATCGGAAGCCGGCACCCGCGCGGCACCGGGACGTTCACACGCGTACTTGGCCGATTTGTGAGAGAGAACAAATGGCTGCAGCTCGAAGAGGCCGTCCGTAAAATGACCTCAATGCCCGCCGCAAGGTTGGGCCTGAAGGACCGCGGTTTGATACGAAAAGGAATGATCGCAGATCTTGTTCTCTTCGATCCAAAAACTGTGATCGACCGTGCATCATTTACCGAGCCCCAGCTGATCTCCGAGGGCATCCGGACGGTCTTCGTCGGCGGATCGCCGGTTTGGGAGAACGGCAAGATAACAGGCTCGCTTCCGGGAAAGATGCTTCGTCATAAATGA
- a CDS encoding glutamate racemase, whose amino-acid sequence MDKPNEIKSLPIGIFDSGVGGLTVYRALHDRLPNEHFVYLGDTARVPYGTKSLATVERYALENAQFLAKRGIKMLVVACNTASALALPSIRSQIGLDVVGVIGPGGRKAVEVTMCDSPRIGVVATEATVASGAYAEAIHRACPEAEVFQTPCPLFVPLAEEGWTNEPETFSIAERYLAAMRDLKPDALVLGCTHYPILRDVIQRTVGENVTLIDSGEATADEVVTLLREKDLANPNSVTGSRRLCDDIDHFFVTDAAQRFGRVAERFLGIRPSILEAIELSAIGK is encoded by the coding sequence ATGGACAAGCCGAACGAGATAAAGAGCCTGCCGATCGGTATTTTCGACTCAGGCGTGGGCGGCTTGACGGTCTACCGGGCGCTTCACGACCGGTTGCCTAACGAACACTTCGTTTATCTCGGTGACACGGCACGTGTTCCTTACGGGACGAAATCCCTGGCTACCGTCGAACGATATGCGCTTGAAAACGCACAGTTTCTGGCAAAACGAGGGATCAAGATGCTGGTCGTTGCCTGCAACACGGCATCCGCACTCGCATTGCCGTCGATAAGGTCGCAGATCGGGCTCGATGTGGTCGGCGTTATCGGCCCGGGCGGGCGAAAGGCGGTCGAAGTGACCATGTGTGACAGCCCGCGGATCGGTGTGGTAGCAACCGAGGCGACCGTAGCGAGTGGTGCGTACGCCGAGGCCATCCACCGTGCTTGTCCGGAAGCCGAGGTGTTCCAGACGCCATGCCCGCTATTCGTCCCGCTTGCAGAAGAGGGTTGGACGAACGAACCGGAGACCTTCTCGATCGCCGAACGGTACCTTGCGGCAATGCGCGACCTCAAGCCGGATGCCCTTGTGTTGGGATGCACGCATTATCCGATCTTGCGCGACGTGATCCAACGAACGGTCGGCGAAAATGTTACGCTTATTGATTCAGGCGAGGCGACCGCGGACGAGGTGGTGACGCTCTTGCGTGAAAAAGACCTCGCGAACCCGAACAGTGTGACCGGCAGCCGGAGATTATGCGACGACATCGACCATTTTTTTGTTACCGATGCTGCGCAACGTTTTGGCCGGGTGGCTGAGCGGTTCTTGGGAATAAGGCCCTCAATACTCGAGGCGATCGAGCTATCCGCGATCGGTAAGTAA
- the trmB gene encoding tRNA (guanosine(46)-N7)-methyltransferase TrmB, whose translation MPRVRVHQHVNPLSPFYRREPTPIDIETAFADPDLPLLLDIGCARGRFLLRMAEAEPEWNHLGVEIRHPLVDEANRLAEEAGLENLHYSFCNAMLWLGRLLEGIPDGSLQAVTIQFPDPWFKKKHAKRRMVNNEMVATIARHLSCGGGVFIQTDIESLAEEMFALFRADGRFLESPIDHNPFPVKTEREKAVEDKSLAVYRASWTRL comes from the coding sequence ATGCCTCGCGTACGCGTTCATCAACATGTAAATCCGCTCTCACCGTTCTATCGGCGCGAGCCCACGCCGATCGACATCGAGACGGCATTTGCCGATCCGGACCTGCCGCTGCTGCTCGATATCGGATGCGCACGCGGCAGGTTTTTGCTGCGAATGGCCGAGGCTGAACCGGAATGGAACCACCTCGGCGTCGAGATCCGACATCCGCTCGTCGACGAGGCGAACCGTCTGGCAGAGGAAGCCGGCCTTGAGAATCTGCATTATTCGTTCTGCAATGCGATGCTCTGGCTCGGACGGCTTCTCGAGGGAATCCCCGATGGCAGCCTGCAAGCCGTCACGATCCAGTTTCCCGATCCGTGGTTCAAAAAGAAACACGCCAAACGCCGGATGGTGAACAATGAAATGGTCGCGACCATTGCACGCCATCTTTCTTGCGGCGGCGGCGTTTTCATTCAGACCGATATCGAATCGCTTGCAGAAGAGATGTTTGCGCTATTTCGAGCCGACGGCCGGTTCTTGGAATCGCCGATCGACCATAACCCGTTTCCTGTGAAGACCGAACGCGAAAAGGCCGTGGAAGACAAGTCGCTCGCTGTCTACCGGGCATCCTGGACCCGGCTGTGA
- the def gene encoding peptide deformylase, whose protein sequence is MAVRKITEYPEKVLGEVGKPVEKFDRELAELCSDMFETMYDAEGVGLAAPQIGLNLRLFVMDCDGIKLIAANPEIIHTEGEQSGQEGCLSVGKVPAVVVRPLKARLRAQNEKGEWFERDAEGYAARAFMHETDHCDGKLFIDHLPKLRRDMLVKRFKKEKNWK, encoded by the coding sequence ATGGCGGTCCGAAAGATCACCGAATACCCCGAAAAGGTCCTTGGCGAGGTTGGTAAGCCGGTCGAAAAGTTCGATCGGGAACTGGCCGAACTATGCTCCGATATGTTCGAGACGATGTATGACGCTGAGGGCGTCGGGCTTGCCGCACCTCAGATCGGGCTGAACCTGCGGCTGTTTGTGATGGACTGCGACGGCATCAAACTTATCGCCGCTAACCCTGAGATAATTCACACGGAAGGCGAACAATCTGGCCAGGAAGGCTGCCTGTCGGTAGGCAAGGTTCCGGCCGTCGTCGTCCGCCCCCTTAAAGCCCGGCTCCGTGCCCAGAATGAAAAAGGCGAATGGTTCGAACGCGACGCCGAAGGCTACGCCGCGCGTGCTTTCATGCACGAAACCGATCACTGCGACGGGAAGCTATTCATCGATCACCTGCCGAAGCTCCGGCGTGACATGCTGGTAAAGCGCTTTAAAAAAGAGAAGAACTGGAAATAG
- a CDS encoding ABC transporter permease, with product MKPIDRKLVRDLWHLRGQVIATALVVACGVASFVAMRSCYESLVQSRDIYYTLYRFGDVFAGLKQAPDSVAAQIAAIPGVAAVQTRVVTKVTIDLPDLPEPAQGRLVSVTDPGGGLNGLFLLRGRVLERTGIDEVMISGAFADANRLNPGDTIDAVMNGRLRKLSIVGVALSPEYIYEIRPGDIFPDNRRFGILWMNARTVASVFQMEDSFNDVALTLAPGSSESDVIEHLDRTLEQYGGFGAYGRADQNSHRFVSNELAELEVFGTFIPAIFLGVTAFLLHLILSRLVNVEREQIGLLKAFGYTNSEVGIHYFKLAIIAIFGGIVAGIGLGAWFGTGMNALYGEFFHFPVLEYSISPLVIGWSLVISLAAAAVGAAGAVRNAVALPPAEAMRPEPPANFHAGFVENAGIRRWLSMEWRIVVRNIVRQPFKSLLSAFGISLSIALLFVGFYFFDAIFRIVTVQFDQVQREDVEVTFNEPRPGRTVYELASMPGVTRVEPYRIVPAKLRFENRTRRVGLTGLQGRGELRRIADRNLNVINLPAEGIILGRTLADSLGITKDDLVTVEVTEGARPVRQVAIADVADELLGLGAYMEIRSLNRLMREENTISGAFLSVDADHLDELNARLKRTPAVAGVGLPDAALDSFNDTMAKTIGTSTSFLIGFACAIAFGVVYNGARIALAERGRELASLRVLGFTQQEIGKMLLGEQAVLTAAAVPIGYIIGIATCYLITRVIDAEIVRLPLVFSFRTFFLSGLIVVVAAIVSGLLVTGRIKRMDLIAVLKTRE from the coding sequence ATGAAGCCGATCGACCGAAAACTCGTTCGCGACCTTTGGCATCTCCGCGGCCAGGTAATAGCGACGGCGCTTGTTGTGGCCTGCGGAGTAGCTTCGTTCGTTGCGATGCGCAGCTGCTATGAATCGCTCGTCCAAAGCCGCGACATCTATTACACGCTATACCGCTTCGGCGATGTATTTGCCGGACTGAAGCAGGCTCCCGATTCGGTCGCAGCACAGATCGCTGCAATACCAGGCGTTGCCGCCGTCCAGACCCGCGTCGTAACAAAGGTCACGATCGACCTGCCAGACCTCCCCGAACCTGCTCAGGGACGGCTCGTCTCCGTCACAGATCCGGGCGGCGGCCTCAATGGCCTTTTTCTGCTTCGAGGGCGCGTGCTTGAAAGGACCGGCATCGATGAAGTGATGATCAGCGGTGCGTTTGCCGACGCGAATCGCCTGAACCCCGGGGACACCATCGATGCGGTGATGAACGGCCGTCTGCGTAAGCTCAGCATTGTTGGCGTCGCACTTTCGCCCGAGTATATTTACGAGATAAGGCCGGGCGATATTTTCCCTGACAACCGCCGATTCGGAATTCTGTGGATGAACGCCCGAACCGTTGCATCGGTCTTTCAGATGGAAGATTCGTTCAATGATGTCGCGCTGACGCTCGCTCCCGGGTCAAGCGAAAGCGATGTCATCGAACATCTCGATCGGACGTTGGAGCAATACGGAGGGTTTGGGGCCTACGGCCGTGCCGACCAGAATTCGCATCGGTTCGTCTCGAACGAGCTTGCCGAGCTCGAGGTCTTCGGAACGTTCATTCCGGCTATCTTTCTCGGAGTAACGGCATTTCTCCTGCATTTGATCCTTTCTCGCTTAGTCAATGTCGAACGCGAGCAGATCGGACTGCTGAAAGCTTTCGGATATACGAACAGCGAGGTCGGCATTCATTATTTCAAGCTCGCCATTATCGCAATATTTGGCGGTATCGTTGCCGGTATCGGACTGGGCGCATGGTTCGGGACCGGCATGAACGCCCTGTACGGTGAGTTCTTTCACTTTCCCGTGTTGGAATATTCGATCTCCCCGCTCGTGATCGGTTGGTCATTGGTCATAAGTCTCGCGGCTGCGGCCGTCGGTGCTGCGGGGGCAGTTCGAAATGCAGTTGCTCTTCCGCCAGCCGAGGCGATGCGGCCCGAACCGCCGGCCAATTTTCACGCGGGATTCGTCGAAAACGCCGGCATAAGGCGATGGCTTTCGATGGAGTGGCGGATCGTTGTGCGAAACATCGTGAGGCAGCCGTTCAAATCGCTTCTTTCAGCCTTCGGCATTTCGCTTTCGATCGCATTGCTCTTTGTCGGCTTCTATTTTTTTGACGCCATCTTTCGAATAGTGACCGTCCAGTTCGATCAGGTTCAGCGCGAGGACGTCGAGGTCACGTTCAACGAACCGCGGCCCGGCCGCACGGTTTATGAACTTGCCTCGATGCCCGGTGTGACCCGGGTCGAACCGTACAGGATCGTCCCGGCAAAACTGCGGTTTGAGAACCGGACGCGCCGCGTCGGGCTCACAGGTCTGCAAGGTCGCGGTGAACTGCGGCGCATTGCTGACAGGAACCTGAACGTGATAAACCTTCCGGCCGAAGGCATCATCCTAGGACGAACTCTAGCGGATTCATTGGGAATAACAAAGGACGATCTCGTCACGGTCGAGGTGACCGAGGGTGCTCGGCCCGTCCGTCAAGTTGCGATCGCAGATGTCGCTGACGAACTACTCGGCCTCGGCGCTTACATGGAAATTCGTTCGCTGAATCGATTGATGCGTGAAGAAAATACCATCTCCGGCGCATTTCTTTCGGTCGACGCCGACCATCTGGATGAGCTGAACGCCAGGCTGAAACGTACGCCTGCGGTCGCCGGGGTCGGCCTGCCCGATGCCGCTCTCGATAGTTTTAATGACACGATGGCCAAGACGATAGGTACATCGACCAGTTTCTTGATCGGCTTTGCCTGTGCGATCGCTTTCGGTGTAGTTTATAACGGCGCTCGGATAGCTTTGGCCGAGCGGGGCCGTGAGCTTGCCTCTCTTCGGGTGCTCGGATTTACCCAACAAGAGATCGGCAAGATGCTGCTCGGCGAACAGGCGGTGTTGACGGCGGCAGCCGTTCCGATCGGCTACATCATCGGTATTGCGACCTGTTACCTGATAACGCGGGTGATCGATGCCGAGATCGTTCGGCTGCCGCTGGTGTTTTCATTTCGAACGTTTTTTCTATCTGGGCTGATCGTCGTGGTTGCTGCGATCGTCTCGGGTTTGCTGGTGACAGGCCGGATCAAACGAATGGATCTGATCGCAGTACTGAAGACACGGGAATAG